GTGGGATGATCCCTTTTTGTATTGATAGGATACTAAATGCTGCCTCCAAAGCAGCCCCTGCACCTAAAAGATGCCCTGTCATAGATTTCGTTGAACTTATTGGTACATCAAAAGCAGAATTTGTATAAACTTTTTTGATGGCCATAGTTTCAAATTTATCATTTAATGGTGTTGATGTTCCATGGGCATTAATATAATCAATATCACTAGGCTCAAGGTTTGCTTGAGATAAAGCTCTTCTCATAGCTTCAATAGCACCAGCACCTTCTGGATGTGGTTGAGTTACATGAAATGCATCTGAGGTCGCGCCATATCCTATAAGCTCTGCTAGAGGTTGTGCTCCCCTTTTGATGATACTCTCTTCACTTTCAAGAATTAATACACTAGAACCTTCACCCATTACGAATCCATCTCTGTCGATGTCGAACGGTCTACTAGCTAATGTGGGGTTGTCATTGTTTGTAGACAAAGCTTGACATGCATTAAATCCGGCAACTGCTAATGGACATATTGGAGCTTCAGCACCTCCAGTTATTACTATTTCGGCTTCGTCATTATTTATCAACTTCCATGCATTACCTAAAGCTTCAGCACCACTAGAGCATGAAGAAACTACACAAAAGTTTGGGCCTTGTGTGCCAAGAGCCATAGATATTTGACCAGAAGCCATGTCTGGTAACATCATTGGGATCAAAAAAGGGCTTATTCTTTTTGGTCCCCTCTCGTTTAAAACAGTTGCCTGAGCGTCTAAAGTACTTATACCACCAATACCACTCGCTATAATTACGCCTACTTTTTTTAAATCTGTATTTTCGAGATTTAAGTTTGATTGAGCAAGTGCTTCTTGAGCAGCTGACATAGCAAATTGTGAAAATCGATCTAGCTGCCTTGCTTTTTTTCTATCTATAAAGTCTGTAGCATCAAAGTTTTTTACCTCACATGCAATTTGTGTTTGAAATTCTGACGGATCAAAATGTTGAATTGTGTTTGCTCCTGATTTACCAGCTACCAAATTTTGCCAGGTAGTAGTTGTATCAAGTCCTAGCGGGGTTATCATCCCTATCCCTGTAATAAATACTCGTTTAGTCATAATTCCCTCCTAACCAATGTAATATGATAGGGATATCATTAATGTTTCTCAAGCAATATGTTATTCTATTTTTACTTTAATCCAGTTTTTTGCATTATTTATGTTTATTGACTGGATAATAATAGAATGGTAAATTTGTTTGTATTTGTGGTGAGTGTAGCCAAGAGGCCTAAGGCGCTAGTTTGTGGCACTAGAGATCGAGGGTTCGAATCCCTTCACTCACCCCATTTTTTTTCAAGTTTCATTGATATATAATTTTGAAATTTATTTTCCAAATTATTTTGTTCTGTAAAAATTCCTCTTTTAGCTATTGTGGTAGTGACACTGTTTCTTTGTTTCACTCCTCTTTGGATCATACAGTAGTGCCTTGCTTGAATAACTGTAATAACTCCTAATGGTTCTAAGTATTCATATATAGCTTGAGTTATTTGATTTGTTAATCTTTCTTGTATTTGTAATTTTTGACTAAATAAATCTACGATTCTAGAAAGTTTGGATAACCCTACTATTTTTCTTGTGTTGGGGTTAGGTATATATCCTATGTGGGTTAAACCTTTAAATGGTGCAATATGATGTTCACAAAGAGAAGAAAACTCTATTTTGTCTACGATAATCATATCCTCGGAATATTCTGGATATATATCTTCGGTAAGTTCAAATATAGTTTTAAGGTGTTGTACAGGGTTTTCTGTTGTTCCCTCAGTTTGAGTAAGAAGAGATTTTGCCCATCTTAAAGGAGTTTCTTGTAAACCTTCTCGATTAATATCTTCTCCAAGTTCAGCAAGAACTTCCTGTAGTAATTTAGAAAGTTTATTGATGTTTCGATGCTTTGACATATTTATTGTTTCGCAAATTTATCCATTTAACAAAGCAATTCCTACTGCGCCTGGCCCTGCGTGTGCTCCTATTGCTGGCCCGCATTGAGAAATTACAATATTATCAATATTGGTTATTTCTTTAACATCATTTGCGACTGATAATGCTTCTTGTTCATTAGTGGTATAAAGAACCGCCACACTTACAAGATTAGTTTGTTGTTGTAATATTTCTTGTAGGTAATTCATCCCTGCTTGTTTACTTCGTGTTTTTTTTACTCCTTCAACAGCTCCGTCATTCAAAGTTAAAATAGGGCGTAGCTTTAATAGGTTACCAACAAATGCCTGAGCTTTTCCAATTCTTCCACCTCGTTTTAAATACTCAATTGTGTCCAGCAAAATGAACACGTTAGAGTTCGAAAGTGCGTTTTTAGTGAGTGTAGATAGCTCATCAATCGACTTACCTTCTTGTGCTTGTTTGGCTGCCTCAATAACAACTAATCCGAGTGCAGTTGAAGCTAGTTGAGAATCTATTACTTGGATATTTCTATCGGATAGATTTTTTTGAGCCTGTAAAGCCGAATTATATGTACCACTTAGTTTTTCAGAAACATGGATAGAAAGTATATCTGATTCCTTTGGTATTGAGTTGTAAACTTCTAAAAACTGGTTTGGAGTTGGTTGTGAAGTTGTAGGGAAAACATCAGAATTTGTTAGTCTGTTATAAAATTCTTCAGCTTTAATTTCAACTCCATCAAGATATGATTCAATTCCAAAATTAACACTGCATGGTACGACATGTATATTAAGTTTATTAATAATTTCACTTGGTATATCACATGTACTGTCGGTTACTATTACTGTACTCATATTTATATCCTTACTTTTTATTCTATAGAAATAATTAAATCATATATTTCTTGATTTCCGCGAACAAATTCATTTTCATTCTGTGAATACTTATTATTAAATAATGATACTATTTCGTTTTCCATATTTGGGTTTATATTTGACCCAAAATATACAGTTATCATATTTTCTGGTGAAGGTTTTGTATAATTAAAGGTATCTTCAATAATATTTATTAATGATTTTCCCGAAGCTATTATTTCACCATTAACTATGCTTAAATAATCATTTTGGATTACTTTAACGTTATTAATAGTAATATCTTTAGTAGCTTTTGTAATTTCACAAGTAATAACATTCGTAACTGATTCTAAGATATTAATTTCATTTTCCTGATAAGAAAGCGTGCTATCAAATCCTAACAATCCACTTATACCAGCAGGAACTGATGTGGTTGGAATTACAATCACATTTGATTCTGAAAGTTTAGCTGCTTGTTTAGCGACTCCAATGATATTTTTATTGTTAGGGAATACAAATATGTTATCTGCATTACAAGCATTAATAGCATTTAAGACTTCTTCAGTACTAGGATTTTTAGTTTGTCCTCCAGGCATAATTATTGTTGTACCAAGTTCTTTAAAAATATCAATAAATCCTTCCCCATCAACAACCGCTACTATACCATTATTTATGTGATCACTTTCAATATTTGTTTGCGATGAGATATCATCAAAAAATTCAGCTTTTTGATCATCCATGTTTTGTATATTTATATCTGAAAGTGTACCGATTTCTTTTGATAATTCAAGAATTGGATCTGGGTCTTCAGAATGAACATGTATTCTAAATAATTTTTTGGCATCAACAATTACTACTGATGATGCGAGACTAGAAAATTTATTTTCCAGAGTAGTTTTAGTCATAGTTGGGTTATTAATAATAAATTGTATACAATTGCCAAATTCTTCATCATTAGTATCAAATATAAAGTTCTCTGCAATTGTTGAATTTTCAACTTGAATTTTTGAAGGAGTAGTATTATGTGTCCCATTAAAATAAGATTTCATGCCATCCATAATTGCTACAATTCCAAGTCCACCTGCGTCAACAACTTGCGCCTGTTTAAGTATAGGTAACAATTCAGGTGTGTAGTCAAGTGCCTCTTTAGCAGATTTGTATGCTTCGTCCCATATTTCTCTTATGTTATTTGAAATGTTGTTGTATGCTGAATATGCACCTTCATATGCATATTTGATAACTGTTAACATAGTTCCTTCGACTGGATTACTGACTGATTCATAAGAAAATTCCATACCTTGTTTTAAGGCATTAACGATCTGTATAGGGCTTATAATTTCAGAATTATATAGTGCAGATGCCCATCCTCTTAAAAATTGAGACAATATTACCCCACTATTACCTCGTGCGCCCATTAAAGCACCATTAGACATAGCTTCAGCTATTTTCCCAGCATCATTTTCGTTTTCTTTATCAAATTCTGACTTAGCTGATTTCATTGTTAGTACCATATTAGTTCCAGTATCTCCATCTGGCACAGGAAATACATTTAAAGAATTAATGGTATCTATATTTGCTAACAATGAATTATATCCAGACTCAAATAAATTTTTGAGTTCATTTCCGCTTAGCCCATCATTTAATTTTTTTACATCACTAGCCATATTTGTTAATGTTCGTTATAATTACTAATCTCACTGAATTACAGGGAGATTCTACTCAAAGTCAAAGTAAGAGTCAAAGAGGTTTTACGTGGCTAAATGTGAATATTGTACTAAAACGCCTCAATTTGGGCATAATGTGAGTCACTCTAAGAGAGCAACTAATAAAAAGTGGCTTCCTAATATACAAACATTTCGTATTGAAATTAATGGGATGAGAAAAAAAGTTAAACTTTGTACGCAATGTATAAGAACATATCATAAGTCTGGTATGATTGGATTTGCTTAATTATTTATAAGAGCGTTCCCGAACTTGTCCAATAAAAAATTAAGTATGATCCAGCAAGTATCATAATTGTGCTTGTGGTGTATTGAAACCATTTTGTTAATCTAGTCATTCCCTTCAGTAAAGAGTTTTCTAAAGATGCTATTACTAATGTTGTAATTGTAATAATAAATCCCATACCTAAACTGTAAAGTACAAATTGTTTTGCGATATCAATAATATTATTGTTGGTTAATGAAACCCCTATAACTGCTAAAAATACAGGAAGAGTACAACTAATTGATGCTACAGCATAACTCATTCCAAACAATAAATAATTAATAAATTTAGGATATTTAGTGTTTCGTGGGTCACCAAATTTTGAAGCAATTTGTGTTGGCCAATTTAAATAGATTTTTGTTTCACTATTTAATGATATTATTCCAATAAGAATCAAAAACACTCCAATAATTATTGTAATGAAAGATGTGAGTTCTTGGATAATTGATCTAGCACCAAAGCTTATAGAAAAACCAATTGTAGCAAAAACAATAGTAAATCCTAATGTTACAAACAATGCAATTTGGGACAAGTGAAGATAGTTTGTTCTTTTTGTATCTTCAATACTGTTGTTTTCATTCAGAATCAGACCTAAGTAAGTAGGTAATAGAATAAACCCACATGGATTTACTGCCGCACTCATTCCTGCTATAAATGCTAAACCTAAAGGAAGTGACGTGCCAAATTGATTAATAATAGTTGATAATCCTGTAGAGATGTTTGTTATTAGACTAGTTGGTACATAATTATTTGAACTTTTTACCTCTTCAGATGAAAATCCTATAAATACAATAATAATTGTTATTAGCAGGGTAATAAGAAAAGATGGTATGAGTTTGATATAATTTTTTGATTCCATAATACTATTCTATAATGAATAATCGAATGATTAAATGGAATTTTTTAATTCATGGATACAATCGCTAACTGAGGCACTAGAGTTATATACTGCAGAACCGGCAACTAATATATTAGCACCAGCGTCGACAGCAGATTTTATAGTTGACTTATTTATTCCACCATCAATTTCAATATCTATATTGAGGCCATCTTGATTGATTTGTTGCCTCAAATACGAGACTTTATTCAATGTATTTGGTATGAAGGTTTGACCAGGGAAGCCTGGGTTTACTGACATTATTACAATTTGGTCTAATTCTTTAATAACTTCAGATAGACTATTGATAGCTGTTCCTGGGTTTAAAGCGATTCCAGCTTTGGCATTATTTGATTTGATCAGTTGAATAATTCTGTGTAGATGTGTACAAGTTTCAATATGAACATTAATTATATCAGCTCCAGCATCAATAAATAGCGGAATTTGTTTTTCAGGTTCTGTTATCATCATATGTATATCTAACGGCAAATTAGTCCATCGACGTATTGCTGAAACCATAGAGGCTCCAAATGTTATATTTGGAACAAATTTCCCATCCATAATATCTACGTGGATCATATCTGCACCAGATTCTGTTGCAAGCGCTACTTCTTCTCCTAATTTAGAAAAATCAGCGGATAGAATAGATGGGGCAAGTTTAATATTTTTTATATTCATTTATTTTATTTTCAGTTATATTTTTTGCATTTTTTATGGCGTTTTTAACTTGTTTTAGGGATGTTCCGCCAATTATATTTCTTTGATTTATTGAATGATTGATATCAATTTCGAAAATATCTTTTTCAAATTCAGGTAAAAAGTTTTTGTATTCACTTAATGATAACTCCTTTAGAGTTTTATTTGAATTATTTGCATAATCTACTAGCATATACATTACTTCGTGTGCCTTTCGGAAAGGGACACCCTTACCTACTAAATAGTCTGCCATATCAGTTGCAAGCATACTGTTATCTTCAGCAGCTTTTAACATCACATCTTTATTGTAAGTTGATGTTTCAATCATACCTTTTAATACTTTTAGGGTACTTTGTAATGTCTCAATACTATCAAATAGCCCTTCTTTATCTTCCTGTAAATCTCGATTATAAGTTAGAGGTAACCCTTTTATTACAGTTAGTAATCCTATCAAGTTACCATATACTCTACCTATTTTACCTCTGGATATTTCTGCAAAATCTGGGTTGCGTTTTTGTGGCATCATGCTACTTCCCGTGGTAAATCGTTTATCTAAACTTATAAAATTAAATTCTTGTGTTGACCAAAGAATAATTTCCTCACAAATACGAGAAATATGTGACATAGTTGTCGCTGAATTGAATAAAAATTCAAGTATGTAATCTCGATCCGAAATGCTATCCATAGAATTAGTACTAATCTTTGAAAAACTCAGCTCATTTGCAATAAACTCCCTATCTATAGAGTATGGGACTCCTGCTAATGCACCACTACCTAATGGCATAACATCTGCTTCTATGTAATTATTTTCAAATCTATTAATATCACGTGCAAACATATTAAAGTATGCCATTAAATGATGACTTAATAGTAAAGGCTGAGCTCTTTGCATGTGTGTGTATCCAGGTACAATTACATCAATGTTTTCTTCCGCGCGAGTTAAAATTGCAGATTGTAATTCTAATAATAATTTTATAGTGCTTACTATTGTTTCTTTTAAAAACAATCGCATATCTAAAGCAATTTGATCATTTCTAGATCTAGCGGTGTGAAGTTTTCCAGCTATATCGCCGATCAATTCTTTAAGTCGTGATTCTATATTCATATGAATATCTTCTAATTCATATTTCCATACAAATTTATCATTTAAAATTTCCTCTTGGATCTGGGTAAGTCCTGAAGCAATCTTGTCGGCATCACTTGGAGAAATAATATTTTGCTTTGCTAGCATTTTAGCGTGAGCAATAGAACCTTTTATATCTTGTTTAAAAAGGTTTCTATCGTAACTGATTGATTCAGTAAATTTTTGAAAAATTTCATTATCAGAATTATTTATATTGGTGTGATACATAACTTATTTTCCTCGAGAAAAATATGCTCTTAATCTATGAGAATTAATATTGATGAATCCAGTAGAGTCAGTGCTATCAAAACCACCATGTGAATCCATGCTTACCATCTGTTCATTATATAATGAATTTTCTGAATAACGTGAATTTATAATTACATTACCTTTATATAAAGTAGCATTAACTTTCCCAGATACATTTTTTTGAGACTCAGTGAAAAGGGTTTGTAAGAGTTCCATTTCAGGAGAATACCATAAGCCATAGTAAACTAATTCAGAATATCTTGGTATAAGAGAATCTCTTAAATGCATAGCTTCTCGATCCATTGTTAACCCTTCGATATCTCTATGGGTTTTTTGTAATATTGTAGCTGCAGGAGTTTCATATACCCCACGAGACTTGAGACCAACTAGCCTGTTTTCAACAATATCCTCTCTACCAATACCATTTATTCCAGCAAGTTGATTAAGGTAAATAAATAATTCCAAGGAATCTGTTTTAACTAAATTTTCGGTAATATTTGTTAATTTTATTGGTATCCCGTTAAGGTATTCAATTTCGATTTCAGTTTCTTTATCAGGAGCACTTTGTGGAGATTTTGTTAAATTAAACATATCTTCTCTTGGTTTTCTGTTAGGGTCTTCTAATTCTCCTGCTTCATAGCTAATGTGCATCAAATTAGCATCACTACTCCATGGTCTACTTTTTGTTTGTTCGACTTCTATATTATATTTGCTAGCATATTCAATTAAGTCTGACCTACCTTGAAATTCTTCTAAAAATTCAGGATCTCTCCAGGGTGAGTATATTCCAAATTCTGGCCCTAATGCACTAAAAGTAAATTCGAACCTTGCTTGGTCATTACCCTTTCCTGTAGCACCATGTGACAACAATTGGGCTTTTTCTTGTTTACCTATTTCAACCTGAGCTTTAGCTGTAAGCGGTCTCGCTAGCGAGGTACCTAGTAGATATCTTCCTTCGTATAAGGCATTAGCTTTAACAGATTCAAATATAAAGTTTTCAACGAATTCTTTTCTTAAATCTGGTATATAGCTTTGTGTGGCCCCAATACTTGTAGCGCGACTTTTTATTAACTCATAATCATCACCTTGACCTAGGTTAGCAGTATAGGTTACAACTTCATATCCTTTTTGAATTAGCCAATGTAGAATAACAGATGTATCTAATCCTCCACTGTAAGCTAAAATAACTTTTTTTGATGATTGCATCTTATTTTTTCCCTTTGGCTAATATTGATTTAATACCTTCTACTATTAATTCTACAGCTTTATCCATTTCTTCTTTGTTAACAGTAAGCGGAGGCATAAGTCTTATTGCATTTGGTCTTACAGGATTTAACAATAATCCTAATTCGTTACAATTTGATACAAGTTCAGGAGCTATATCTTCAGTAAATTCAACTGCTATTAGTAATCCTCTACCACGAATCTCACTAATATTAGGAAGAGAGTCTGTAGCTTTTTCGAGTAGATCTTTTAGATATTCACCACTGTTTTTTGCATCTTTTTCTATATTGTTATCCACAGCATATTTTACAGCTGCATATGCAGCAGCTGTTGTGAGTACATTGCCACCAAAGGTTGATCCATGGTCTCCAGGTTCTAAGGCAGCTGCATTTTCTTTAGCAAGAAAAGCTCCTATTGGGACTCCGCCACCAAGTCCTTTAGCAAGTGTTATAACGTCAGGTTCAATACCAAATTGTTCGTAACCGAATAACGTTCCTGTTCGTCCAATTCCTGTTTGAACTTCATCAAGTATAAGTAACATATTATTCTCATCGCACCATTGTCGAACATTTTCAAAAAATGATTGGTCAGGTATATTGACACCGCCTTCACCTTGGATGGGTTCGAGCATTACAGCACAAGTGTTATCATTTGTTGCCTGTTTTATTGCTTCCAGATTATTGTATTCAACATTTGTAAAACCTTCATATAATGGCTGCCAATTTGCTTGATAATGTGGCTGACCAGTTGCAGAAATCATAGCCATAGTTCTACCATGGAAGGAGTTTAAAGCAGTAATTACACCGTAGGCACCATTTTTATTCAATTTACCATATTTACGGGCTAATTTAACTGCACCTTCGTTTGCTTCGGCACCACTGTTGGCAAAAAATACTCTATCTAAACAACTATTTTCTACTAATAATTGTGCTAATTGTACTTGAGGAACAGTAAAAAATTGGTTGGATGTTTGCATTAATGTTTCAGCTTGATTTTTTATAGCTTCTACTATTGCAGGGTGGCAGTGTCCCAAATTGTTTACAGCCCAACCGGAAGTAAAGTCAAGATACTCTTTGTTTTGGTCGTCCCAGACTTTAGTACCGAGACCTTTGACAATTGTGACAGGTTGCCTTCGAACTACCTGCATATAATATTTTTTTTCTAAGTCTTGCCATATAGACATTAATCTCCTCCTTTTTAGTATCACAATATTTATCTATGTGTAGATTATGAAACTAGAAATTTCGTCCCGACACTTTTTGAATTCTCGATAATCGATGTTAAATTCCCATATTTTGTACCATTAATTATAAATGATTCTACATTTGATTCTACTGCATCTATGCAAGAATTTATTTTTGGAATCATACCACTCTTGGCCGTTCCATTACTAATTAATGTTTTGGATTGCTCTGTAGTTAAGGTACTAATTAGATTAGACTTTTCATCTAGCACTCCATCTACATCAGTTAAAAAAATCAATTTATTTGCATTTAAACTTACTGCAAGAGCACTTGCTGCAGTATCTCCATTTATGTTCAAAAGAGGAGGACTTACCAAAGCATTATTAATCGCTATTGGGGCTATTATGGGCAGGTATTTATTATTTACTAATAATTGTATAAATTTACTGTTAGTATTGATTATATTTCCCACGTAGCCATGTGTTTGGTCTAAAAATTCAGCTTTAAAAATATTATCATCAATACCGCTTAGACCAATTGCTTTACAGTTTTTATTTATTATTGAAGCGACTAGTGTTTTATTAACTAACCCCCCCAATATAGATGTTACAATTTGGATAGAATTTTCATCAGTTACACGTAAACCATCAATGAAATCTGTCTTAATTTCAAGTTTTTCCATCCATTCGGATATTAACGCTCCACCTCCATGTACAAGTACTACAGGGACTCCAGATAAATGCAGATCAGCAATTTCATTGAGATTACTATCCATCTCAGATAAAGTACTACCACCAAGTTTTATAACTACTATCTCTTTCATTTTTTTCATTCTTAAACGAATTAATTAGATTATGTAGTATATGCACTATTAAAATGGACATATTCTTCAGAAAGATTACATCCCCAAGCAGATGCAGAACTTTTTCCTAAATTTAAATTAATTCTAAATGTAATTTCAGAATCGACCATTTGTTGAATAATAGCATCTTTAAAGAAAGGTATTGGTAATCCATCTTCTAGTATGCAAATATCATTAATGTATACGGATAATTTACTTTCATCAACTTCTGCTTTACTACTTCCTAATGAAGCTAGCAGTCTACCCCAGTTAGGGTCATTTCCATGTACAGCTGTTTTAACAAGACTAGAGCTAGAAATTGTCCTAGCTGCATCTCGGGCTTCTTCAATATTATTTGCATTTTCAATTGTAACTTGAAATAATTTGGTTGCACCTTCTCCGTCACGAACCATTTCCTTAGCTAAATATTGAACAACTTCTTTTATTGAATTTTGTATATCTTCGTGCTCAGGAGATTCATATGTAATAATTTCTCCACCTGCTGCGCCGTTGCTAAGTATTATATAAGAATCGTTTGTACTCATGTCCCCATCGACACTAATCATATTAAAAGATTCATCAGCTGTTTGTTTTACTATATCTTGTAGGAGTTTTTGATCTATAGGAGCATCTGTTGTGACAACAGCTAACATTGTAGCCATATTCGGATGGATCATACCTGTACCTTTACAGACACCCCCAATTGTAAATTCTCTTCCATTTGTAGATACTGTCACTGAACACTCTTTTGGTTTAGTATCAGTTGTCATCATTGCTTTAGCATACAATTGTCCTGAATTTGGTTGAAATTCAATTTTTTCAAGAGCAGTTCTTATCAAAGCCATTGGTAGTTCAACTCCGATGATACCAGTGCTAAGAAAAGCAACATTTTCATATTTAATATTAAGTTTATTAGCTGTTAATTCAATAACTTCTTGTGCATCTAATTTTCCTGCATTACCCACACCAGCATTTGCTATTCCGCTATTAACAGTGACCGCTTGTACATTCCCTTTTAAAACATTATCTCTCGATACACTTGTTGAGGGGGATATAACTTTATTTGT
This genomic window from SAR202 cluster bacterium contains:
- the argB gene encoding acetylglutamate kinase, which codes for MKKMKEIVVIKLGGSTLSEMDSNLNEIADLHLSGVPVVLVHGGGALISEWMEKLEIKTDFIDGLRVTDENSIQIVTSILGGLVNKTLVASIINKNCKAIGLSGIDDNIFKAEFLDQTHGYVGNIINTNSKFIQLLVNNKYLPIIAPIAINNALVSPPLLNINGDTAASALAVSLNANKLIFLTDVDGVLDEKSNLISTLTTEQSKTLISNGTAKSGMIPKINSCIDAVESNVESFIINGTKYGNLTSIIENSKSVGTKFLVS
- the argJ gene encoding bifunctional glutamate N-acetyltransferase/amino-acid acetyltransferase ArgJ, encoding MVVNFTKEGSVTDVQGFEAGATYAGMKTYAKDKYDLGIIWSNLPCVSAGVFTTNKVISPSTSVSRDNVLKGNVQAVTVNSGIANAGVGNAGKLDAQEVIELTANKLNIKYENVAFLSTGIIGVELPMALIRTALEKIEFQPNSGQLYAKAMMTTDTKPKECSVTVSTNGREFTIGGVCKGTGMIHPNMATMLAVVTTDAPIDQKLLQDIVKQTADESFNMISVDGDMSTNDSYIILSNGAAGGEIITYESPEHEDIQNSIKEVVQYLAKEMVRDGEGATKLFQVTIENANNIEEARDAARTISSSSLVKTAVHGNDPNWGRLLASLGSSKAEVDESKLSVYINDICILEDGLPIPFFKDAIIQQMVDSEITFRINLNLGKSSASAWGCNLSEEYVHFNSAYTT